In Aegilops tauschii subsp. strangulata cultivar AL8/78 chromosome 3, Aet v6.0, whole genome shotgun sequence, one genomic interval encodes:
- the LOC109776627 gene encoding phospho-N-acetylmuramoyl-pentapeptide-transferase homolog isoform X2 — MASPSSSSSAASCSYSYYSCPAPHHPRFRRSLRRPPLPRARAFSTPSSRRPSAVQESQLGSIPSRPTRRRGSIQIATSFDDDLGDFSLAHHDDEDDAFGVVLYSSESDWSDDEVVLTQIGDVELPTMMTERRFKAAEGAITVAAHRLATIGKGQRKSRMKIHHFRRRGKPVSPSYGKPTPAMGGLFFIPIGILVARRHAGSNSSGVNGTAIITLIFAVVGLLDDISNLVVDRNRKIPQWIRFLVQTAAGIYFFIWLGSANISTPYNMKFIVPLPPPFGLAFMGKLYLVMATVCSLSMGTGVTLVDGLDGLAGGVAALALVGLSVAALPICSELSVFGASMSGACTGFLLHNRYRASIVMGRVGSFALGGALATIAACSGMFIPMLIACSVFFLELLVVILQVPLSMTLKHIHGTNRSFQRILPSHYYLRLWGIKEPYIVAGAYIMTCFLTVLAGYLGLVSA; from the exons ATGGcatctccctcctcctcctcctccgccgcctcctgctcctactcctactactcgTGCCCCGCACCCCACCACCCGCGCTTCCGGCGATCCCTCCGGCGGCCGCCTCTCCCGCGGGCGCGTGCCTTCTCGACGCCGTCCTCCCGCCGACCCTCCGCTGTGCAG GAGTCCCAGCTCGGAAGCATCCCGTCGAGACCCACACGCAGGCGTGGTTCCATTCAAATCGCCACATCATTTGATGAT GATCTGGGGGATTTCTCGCTAGCGCATCATGACGACGAGGATGATGCATTTGGTGTTGTTTTGTATTCAAGTGAGAGTGATTGGAGTGACGATGAGGTTGTGTTAACTCAAATTGGGGACGTTGAGTTGCCAACGATGATGACCGAGAGGCGCTTCAAGGCGGCAGAGGGTGCGATAACTGTTGCTGCCCATAGGCTCGCCACCATTGGGAAAGGGCAAAGGAAGAGCAG AATGAAGATTCATCATTTCCGGAGGAGAGGGAAGCCTGTATCTCCATCCTATGGAAAACCAACCCCAGCAATGGGAGGATTGTTCTTCATTCCGATTGGTATTTTGGTTGCAAGAAGACATGCCGGTTCAAACTCAAGTGGAGTGAATGGAACAGCTATAATAACCCTCATATTTGCAGTAGTTGGGTTACTTGACGATATTTCAAACCTTGTCGTGGATCGCAATCGTAAAATACCTCAGTGGATAAGATTTTTGGTTCAG ACTGCTGCTGGGATCTACTTCTTTATCTGGTTGGGTTCTGCAAATATTTCAACACCATACAACAT GAAATTCATTGTTCCTCTGCCTCCGCCATTTGGCCTAGCATTCATGGGGAAACTTTATCTGGTTATGGCTACAGTATGTTCTCTTTCCATGGGTACTGGAGTAACATTGGTTGATGGTCTTGATGGTTTGGCTGGTGGTGTTGCTGCTTTGGCACTCGTTGGATTGTCTGTTGCCGCTCTTCCGATTTGCTCGG AGCTGAGTGTTTTTGGAGCATCCATGTCAGGTGCTTGCACTGGCTTTCTTTTACATAACAGGTATAGGGCCTCAATAGTTATGGGTCGAGTTGGCTCTTTTGCACTTGGAGGAGCACTTGCTACAATTGCAGCATGCAGTGGAATGTTCATTCCTATGTTAATTGCATGCAGCGTCTTCTTTCTCGAGCTGCTTGTGGTAATATTGCAG GTTCCTTTAAGCATGACTCTTAAGCACATCCATGGGACAAACAGATCTTTCCAGCGAATTCTTCCCTCACATTACTATCTTAGACTGTGGGGCATAAAGGAGCCTTATATCGTGGCGGGTGCATACATCATGACATGCTTCTTAACTGTGTTGGCAGGATACCTTGGTCTTGTCTCAGCGTAA
- the LOC109776627 gene encoding phospho-N-acetylmuramoyl-pentapeptide-transferase homolog isoform X3: protein MKIHHFRRRGKPVSPSYGKPTPAMGGLFFIPIGILVARRHAGSNSSGVNGTAIITLIFAVVGLLDDISNLVVDRNRKIPQWIRFLVQTAAGIYFFIWLGSANISTPYNMKFIVPLPPPFGLAFMGKLYLVMATVCSLSMGTGVTLVDGLDGLAGGVAALALVGLSVAALPICSELSVFGASMSGACTGFLLHNRYRASIVMGRVGSFALGGALATIAACSGMFIPMLIACSVFFLELLVVILQVPLSMTLKHIHGTNRSFQRILPSHYYLRLWGIKEPYIVAGAYIMTCFLTVLAGYLGLVSA from the exons ATGAAGATTCATCATTTCCGGAGGAGAGGGAAGCCTGTATCTCCATCCTATGGAAAACCAACCCCAGCAATGGGAGGATTGTTCTTCATTCCGATTGGTATTTTGGTTGCAAGAAGACATGCCGGTTCAAACTCAAGTGGAGTGAATGGAACAGCTATAATAACCCTCATATTTGCAGTAGTTGGGTTACTTGACGATATTTCAAACCTTGTCGTGGATCGCAATCGTAAAATACCTCAGTGGATAAGATTTTTGGTTCAG ACTGCTGCTGGGATCTACTTCTTTATCTGGTTGGGTTCTGCAAATATTTCAACACCATACAACAT GAAATTCATTGTTCCTCTGCCTCCGCCATTTGGCCTAGCATTCATGGGGAAACTTTATCTGGTTATGGCTACAGTATGTTCTCTTTCCATGGGTACTGGAGTAACATTGGTTGATGGTCTTGATGGTTTGGCTGGTGGTGTTGCTGCTTTGGCACTCGTTGGATTGTCTGTTGCCGCTCTTCCGATTTGCTCGG AGCTGAGTGTTTTTGGAGCATCCATGTCAGGTGCTTGCACTGGCTTTCTTTTACATAACAGGTATAGGGCCTCAATAGTTATGGGTCGAGTTGGCTCTTTTGCACTTGGAGGAGCACTTGCTACAATTGCAGCATGCAGTGGAATGTTCATTCCTATGTTAATTGCATGCAGCGTCTTCTTTCTCGAGCTGCTTGTGGTAATATTGCAG GTTCCTTTAAGCATGACTCTTAAGCACATCCATGGGACAAACAGATCTTTCCAGCGAATTCTTCCCTCACATTACTATCTTAGACTGTGGGGCATAAAGGAGCCTTATATCGTGGCGGGTGCATACATCATGACATGCTTCTTAACTGTGTTGGCAGGATACCTTGGTCTTGTCTCAGCGTAA
- the LOC109776627 gene encoding phospho-N-acetylmuramoyl-pentapeptide-transferase homolog isoform X1 → MASPSSSSSAASCSYSYYSCPAPHHPRFRRSLRRPPLPRARAFSTPSSRRPSAVQESQLGSIPSRPTRRRGSIQIATSFDDDLGDFSLAHHDDEDDAFGVVLYSSESDWSDDEVVLTQIGDVELPTMMTERRFKAAEGAITVAAHRLATIGKGQRKSRTQQGLMNNVGLIAFLAVLLLFVDWCSWWIIRLPLDSFYLTRPFLISAVLSALAGFIFAPIADRMKIHHFRRRGKPVSPSYGKPTPAMGGLFFIPIGILVARRHAGSNSSGVNGTAIITLIFAVVGLLDDISNLVVDRNRKIPQWIRFLVQTAAGIYFFIWLGSANISTPYNMKFIVPLPPPFGLAFMGKLYLVMATVCSLSMGTGVTLVDGLDGLAGGVAALALVGLSVAALPICSELSVFGASMSGACTGFLLHNRYRASIVMGRVGSFALGGALATIAACSGMFIPMLIACSVFFLELLVVILQVPLSMTLKHIHGTNRSFQRILPSHYYLRLWGIKEPYIVAGAYIMTCFLTVLAGYLGLVSA, encoded by the exons ATGGcatctccctcctcctcctcctccgccgcctcctgctcctactcctactactcgTGCCCCGCACCCCACCACCCGCGCTTCCGGCGATCCCTCCGGCGGCCGCCTCTCCCGCGGGCGCGTGCCTTCTCGACGCCGTCCTCCCGCCGACCCTCCGCTGTGCAG GAGTCCCAGCTCGGAAGCATCCCGTCGAGACCCACACGCAGGCGTGGTTCCATTCAAATCGCCACATCATTTGATGAT GATCTGGGGGATTTCTCGCTAGCGCATCATGACGACGAGGATGATGCATTTGGTGTTGTTTTGTATTCAAGTGAGAGTGATTGGAGTGACGATGAGGTTGTGTTAACTCAAATTGGGGACGTTGAGTTGCCAACGATGATGACCGAGAGGCGCTTCAAGGCGGCAGAGGGTGCGATAACTGTTGCTGCCCATAGGCTCGCCACCATTGGGAAAGGGCAAAGGAAGAGCAG AACTCAACAAGGGCTGATGAATAATGTTGGGCTGATTGCTTTCCTAGCAGTGCTACTTTTGTTTGTCGACTGGTGTTCGTGGTGGATTATTAGGCTACCTCTGGACTCCTTTTATTTGACACGCCCTTTTTTAATATCAGCAGTTCTATCCGCATTAGCTGGATTTATTTTTGCACCCATTGCTGATAGAATGAAGATTCATCATTTCCGGAGGAGAGGGAAGCCTGTATCTCCATCCTATGGAAAACCAACCCCAGCAATGGGAGGATTGTTCTTCATTCCGATTGGTATTTTGGTTGCAAGAAGACATGCCGGTTCAAACTCAAGTGGAGTGAATGGAACAGCTATAATAACCCTCATATTTGCAGTAGTTGGGTTACTTGACGATATTTCAAACCTTGTCGTGGATCGCAATCGTAAAATACCTCAGTGGATAAGATTTTTGGTTCAG ACTGCTGCTGGGATCTACTTCTTTATCTGGTTGGGTTCTGCAAATATTTCAACACCATACAACAT GAAATTCATTGTTCCTCTGCCTCCGCCATTTGGCCTAGCATTCATGGGGAAACTTTATCTGGTTATGGCTACAGTATGTTCTCTTTCCATGGGTACTGGAGTAACATTGGTTGATGGTCTTGATGGTTTGGCTGGTGGTGTTGCTGCTTTGGCACTCGTTGGATTGTCTGTTGCCGCTCTTCCGATTTGCTCGG AGCTGAGTGTTTTTGGAGCATCCATGTCAGGTGCTTGCACTGGCTTTCTTTTACATAACAGGTATAGGGCCTCAATAGTTATGGGTCGAGTTGGCTCTTTTGCACTTGGAGGAGCACTTGCTACAATTGCAGCATGCAGTGGAATGTTCATTCCTATGTTAATTGCATGCAGCGTCTTCTTTCTCGAGCTGCTTGTGGTAATATTGCAG GTTCCTTTAAGCATGACTCTTAAGCACATCCATGGGACAAACAGATCTTTCCAGCGAATTCTTCCCTCACATTACTATCTTAGACTGTGGGGCATAAAGGAGCCTTATATCGTGGCGGGTGCATACATCATGACATGCTTCTTAACTGTGTTGGCAGGATACCTTGGTCTTGTCTCAGCGTAA